The genomic interval CAGAGCCAGCCACAACACAGCCCGCGGCACCCGGCAAAGTCACGAAACCGCAGGGATTAGGGCCGATCCCTTCTGAATAGCGCAGCCTCTCCCGGGCGCGTTTGCTTTGGCTTTGGGGAAGGTTTGGGCTGATCCTGCCTGGCGGGAGCGCGGGGCCAGGGCAAAGCTTCACTggccctccctgctctgctgcagagaagctgcGCGACCTGATGAAGAAGAACGTCTTCGAGGCGACGTTTCCTCTGCACGAGGTGAgtctggggaagagaagccatGAGCAGTGGGGTCACCCGTGGGGAACGGGGCTGCGTCCGGACCactggggacaaagggacaaagCTCCCGCTGGGGTTTGGGTCACCCCGGTATTCCTGTGTCTGaccagctgctctgctctccagaaAGAAGAGGTGAGGGAGTTCCTGAAGGAGAAGTGGGCTCGCTGGAGGGACATCTTCTGCCAGCAGCCCCTAGAGAAGATCAGGTAACGCCGGCAGGTTCTTTCCCACCTGGAACCCAGAGACCTTCGTGCCCTTCAGCAGGCTCCTGCCTGCTCTTTCAAACCGTTAGTTTGAGCCTGGCTCTTGTTGCAAGAATTGGCTTGTTCTAAAGCCTGCAGGGTTCTGAGCCCAAGGCGcgtccctgcagcacccagctccATCTGCTCATTGTGCAGCATGAAACAGCCCCCACATCTGCACGGCTTTTAATTAGCCCGTTTCATTCTCAACCATGCACCGCCTGTTCCGAAGGAAGGTGAGAGGGGAGCCGAGCACCAGCGCAGCGCGCCTGGCCCAGGCAGAGCCTGGGCATTAAAGGCAGCCAGGGGCTCCTACAACCACAGGAAAGCTCGGGAGGagcacagcttttatttttcaaaagggaagaaagctgaCGCTCTGCGGGCGCAGGAAGGAGGGCAGAAAGAGCACACTGCTTCCCAGAGCGGACAGGGGCTCAGACGGGAGAGGTGATGTGAATGGAGATGTGCTCTGCTGCCCTGAGCGTTCACCACTGTCACAGCCCcggcagggacacagggactcCCGATGCCTTCCTGCTGCATTTCCAAGGTCAATGCATCACAACTTGGTGCTGTCACAGAAGGATTAAGGGGCTGAGTATGAAATGGAGTGACTCTCCCAACCCCAACAACCCACAGCcaggcagccagcacagctcctcccgGAGCGCAGACCCCTCTGGGGTGGGACGGCGTCTTCTGGTGTCCCCTGACCGCGTGGCCTCTTCACTGGGCACAGACCGCCCCTCCCTTGCCCCCAGGTGCTACTTTGGTGAGAAGGTGGCCCTGTACTTCGCGTGGCTGGGCTGGTACACCTATCTGCTGGGCATTGCGGCCGTGGCGGGACTGGTGGTGTTCGTGGCGGGGATCACCGTGTTCAGCTCCAGCCAGGTGAGGTAAGGCGggggccccagcacagccctcccaccagccccagctgtgcagggctTCCCTTGGCTTCCCTCTGCGCCTCTCCCTGCAGCAAGGAGATCTGCGAGGCCAACGACACCGTCATGTGCCCGCTCTGCGACCAGAAGTGCCCGTTCTGGCTCCTCTCCGACACCTGCACCTATGCCAAGGTAGGCGGCCCCTTCCAAGTGGGGATGGGGAGACACCCCGGTTCAGGCTGTCCCCACGTCACTGGGAGGGAAAGCCACCCCAGCAAAGTGGCCACAACATGCAGGAGCCCTCCAGCAACCTCTGCAATGAGCCAGGTCGTGGTCTCCATCACACCATGGGAGGGTTCACCACCACCAAGTCCCTGTGTCCATCCCTATCTCAGGGGGATGATGTGCAGGGAGGGATGGACACAGGGACTTGGTGGTGGTGAACCCTATCACCTGTCTCAGGGGGACCAGGGGACAAGAGGACCCCTGGACACAGAGGTGTCCCCCCCCGCACTATCACACTCCTCCTCCATCTTCTCCAGGTCACTCACATGATTGACAACGAAGGGACAGTTCTGTTTGCCATGTTCATGGCCATCTGGGGTAGGTGACAATGTCTGGGTGCCAAGCACACATGGCACGGAGGAGGGGGCAGGCACTGGGGCACAGGGGGCGAGGAGCTGCAGGAAGATGGGACACAACACGGTGTCACCATGCAGGGACTTTCCAATGGGACACAACACGGTGTCACCATGCAAGGGCTCTCTAGTCCTCATCTCTTCCACTCCCAGGGCCACCAGCTTCCCCTGCAGACAGGGCGAGGGATACAATCACCCCAGGGTTTTCCTTCATCTCCCCAAACACTCCTTACCTGTCCCCCTGCAGAGTTGTTTGTCCTTCCCCACCACAACTTCCTGGGaagccccagcagcccctccCTGGGCTTTTCTATCAGCTGTGGAGGGAGGGATCACCCGGTGCCTCATCAACCTGCCCAGGTGACCTGGGCTCTGAGCTGATGGGACCCCAGCACCACATTAGCTTCACATCTCACCTGGCTTTACCACAGCCCTTCCAGCTGCAAACATTGCTGCAGGTGTGGGCTGGGCATGTCACCTGTGACACCATGGGCTGAGCAGGTCACAGACGTGGTCCTGCGTGTCATTGTGTGCTGGTTGACATGGGGACACGCTGAGGAAGGTCAATGCAGATGGCTGTGGATGGATGTGTGcaggtgcagctgcagctgtgccagGGTGCACACAAGGTCTCTGTTCCAAAGTGCATTTTTCATTAGTCCAGAATAATGTGTCCGGCTGGTGCCCTGTAACCGTGCTCACCGCAGCAGAACAGCCCCGCTGCTGCTCTGGTTCGTGCCAAATGCCATACAGAcaccagagctggcctggatcccagggacaccccagccccacgtccccatccccaggggcTGAGCCCCCACCGCTGCACGTCCAGGTCCTCCCGGTCCCTGAGATGCAGaggagctgcctgcagcccaTGTCCGGGCTGGTctgccccagcctggctggAACAGTGACAATCCATCCGCTCTGTGGGACAGAGGGGTGGCTTTGTCCCCAGAGCCACCCTCAGTGTCACAGCGCTCCCTGCTCCCCCCACAGCCACCGTGTTCCTGGAGCTGTGGAAGCGGCAGAGAGCCACAGTGGTCACCGACTGGGACCTGTACCGGTGGGACGAGGACGAGGTGAGGACATCACCTTCCCTGCTCGGTGCGTCCCTGTGCGGGACAGGGGGTGACCGGAGCTGCAGAAAACGGCTCACAGGGACCCCGGGCCCAGCTGGCTTCTGCAGACGTGAACATCTATAGGGAGACACTTacacaaacagcaaagcaaCGCTGACGGTCCTGGGGAGACCGAGCCCTCCAGAGTGCAGCAGATACTGTCATCTCCCTGCACTGCTGTCACCTCTCTGCAActgctgtcacctccctgcgctgctgtcacctctgcattgctgtcacctccctgcactgctgtcacctccctgcactgctgtcacctctgcactgctgtcacctctgcattgctgtcacctccctgcactgctgtcacctccttgcgctgctgtcacctctgcactgctgtcacctccctgcactgctgtcacctccctgcgctgctgtcacctctgcatTGCTGTCACCTCCAGCTGCCCAAGGGCTTGGCCTCTGCCAGGATGATGGGCTGGGCTGGGTGTCCATCCCCGTCCTCCTCTGGTGCTGCTCATCCCACATGTCCGTGACCAGCCCCAGGACCTCCCGCCCCCCGCACAGCTCAGCCGGATCCTTCCTTTCCCGTGTTCTCATGGTGCTGTTTTCTCAGGAGGAGCTGGCCATGGAGCTGATCAACAACCTGCAGCACGAGCCCCGGCGGTACCAGCACTCCTACTTCCGCAGCACCGTGGTGCTCCTGCTGGCGCTGCTGATGGTATGTGCCGGGGTGACCGGGATCTGCTCCGGGGACACGCGTGCTTTCCTCCTCCCGTCCCCGCGGAAGGCTGTGCTCCGGCAGCAGAGGGGACGAGCCCTCAATCTCCTCGTTTCTCCTCATGGGCCAATGGAGAGAGTCTAGAGGAGTAGTTGAGGTGGAGACCTCTGCCTCGGGAGCCTCTCGTCCCTGACCGGAGAGCACGGGCTGCAGCTGCGGCCGCGGCCAGAGCTCTGGTGAAGGGacagggctggaggggctgcGGGTGCTCGGGTGGATGGAGCACACGTCCCCCACGCACAGCTCTCACCGCGCGTCCCCTCCGGCACAGATCGTCGTGCTGATCGGCATCGCCCACGCGCTCGTCATCTACCGGGTGGTGGCCGTGGCCCTGTTCACCCAGAGCAGCGTGGAGCTGCTCCGCGAGCAGGCCAACACCGCGGCCGTGGTCACCGGCGCCGTGCTGCACTACCTCACCATCGTCATCATGACCAAGGTGGGAGGGGGCACGGGGTGGCCAGCGGGGGTCTTCTCCCTGCTTTGCCACCACCCACCTGTTCTTGTCCCTGTCTCCTGCAGGTCAACAGGCGCATGGCTCTGTATCTGTGTGACCTGGGTAAGGGCAGccaggggctgagctggggggcAGGGCGGGCTCCGGGGGGGCAGGGACACCCTGCCAACCTGCAAAGAGCTGTGGGGCACCGGAGGGGGAGCAGGGCACGGTCCCACCGCTCCGCGACCTGGGTCCCGCTCCCTTCTCCAGAGAAGCCACGGACCTTCTCCCAGCGGGAGAACAACTTCACTGTGAAGATCTTCACCTtccagttcttcacaaacttcTCTTCGCTCATCTACATCGCCTTCTTCCTGGGACGGTGAGCGGTGGATGGGGGACCGGACGGGAGCCTGGGGTTGGGGGAACATCCCAaactgtccccagcccctctgccctccctgccagGCACAGGGACCCCATGCGGGACCTTGGGAGAGCCATGACTCCTCCCACGGGCACGGTGGGTGGGCAGGGAAGCCCCCTGCCTGGAGGATGGTGCTCTCCATGATGCTCTCCGTGATGCTCTCCATGATGCTCTCCGTGACGCTCCCCATGACACTCTCCATGACACTCTCCATCCCACACCCGGGTGCTCACCCAGCGGGGTCAGCACCACTCAgaccttgctgctgctgcttccataTGCAGGATCAACGGCCACCCGGGGAACTACGTGCGCGTTGCTGGCAGGTGGAGGCTGGAGGAGGTGAGGGCCAGGCCGGGAAGCTCCCTGAGCCCGCACTGCGGTCCCGCTCTCCCTCCCCTGCTGCCCATCCAGCCTGGGGatccccagctccccactgCGGCACCGGCCTCGGCCAAACAGCCCCCGGGCCGGGCTGTCCCGTTGGAGGGACACAACCCTCTGTCCTTCGCAGTGCCACCCCAGCGGCTGCATCACCGACCTCTTCATCCAGATGGCCATCATCATGCTGCTCAAGCAGAGCATCAGCAACGTCATGGAGTTCCTCGTCCCGTAAGCTGCACACAGGACAGCTCCGCAGCTCCTGCAGAGAGCGCTCCTGCTCACTGGGCCAAGATTTCCCCCTTTTCGCCCCcgggtccccagggctgtggctgGCAGCAGGTCAGCCCCACAACCCGCTCTCCCCTCGCAGCTGGATACGCCACAAGCTGCGCAAGAGGCGGCAGCGTCccaagaagaggaggaggatgctggGAGAGGAGGACGAGCCCGAGGACCCCTGCAAAAGGCAGTGGAGGAGGAACTACGACCTCAACGAGGTCAACATCTTCAGCTTGTTTGACGAGTTCTTGGAGATGGGTACGTAGGGCAGGGGGAGGTGAGGAGTGATGCAAAGCCCCTCTGACACAAGCCACAAAGCAGGACCAACCCAGACAGCGGTGGGGACCCTCGGGGATGTCCCCTCTGCGATGGCTTCACACCAGCACCCGGCATTCCCCCCGCAGTGATCCAGTACAGCTTCACCACCATCTTCGTGGCCGCCTTCCCACTGGCCCCGCTGCTGGCCTTCTGCAACAACCTCTTCGAGATCCGCCTGGACGCCATCAAGATGATGCGGCTGTGCCGGCGCATGGTGCCCAGGAAGGCCAACGACATCGGTGAGATGGGGCGCGAGGAGAACCCACTGCCATGCAAACGGTGCCGACACTGAGCCCTTCCCCGAGCCGGGGTCTCGCAGTCCCGGCAGAGCGGCACTGAGCTGTTGGGGCTCACCGACCCTTCCTCCTGCAGGGATCTGGCTGCAGGTCCTGGAGGCCATTGGCATCCTGGCTGTCATCGGGAACGGGCTGGTGATCGCCATCACCTCCGACTTCATCCCGCTGCAGGTCTACAAGTACACGTACAGCCCCTGCATGCTGGGCAACCGCACCGGCCTGGAGTGAGTGCTGCCCGGCCTCAGTCCGCGTCCCTGCCGTGTTCCTGCCATGTCCCCACTctgtccccaccatgtccctgctgtgtCCCACCCATGTCCCCGCCGTGTCTCTGCCTGCCCTGGTGTCACTGGCACAAGGAACATGAGGCAGCCTGAGGGGTCCCTTgctgtggggtgggggagaaagGGAGCAGGTGAGGGTTTTCCAGTTGTCACCGTCTCGAGCAGCCCAACCAGCCTCCTGCTCGCACCATCCCCGTGGTGGGCAGACTGGCACCCAGGCTGGGCAGAGCCCTGCAGCCATCGGGGCCTTTGAGTCCTCGAGGAGACAGGAGAGCTGTGGCTCTTGGTTGGGACACGGCACAGTCCTGGCGTGGCCACGACCCAGGACCAGACATGATTTCCCCCCTGCAGCTGCTCCACCGGCTACATCAACCACAGCCTCTCCGTCTTCCGCGTCCAGGACTTCGAGCCCCACACGGAGATGCCCAAAACACTACCAGGCTTTGTCAGGGGCGAGATCAGGGAGTGCAGGTACCagcagcatccccctccccgaGCCCTGAGCCCTGGCACAAGCCTGAGCCCATGTGCTGCCCTGGGACCcgctggcacagcccctggCACCGGGGACCCCCTTGGCACAGcccctggcactggggacccTGGGCTGGCACCGACGGGGCTGTGCCGCAGGTACCGGGACTACAGGAACGCCGATGACTACAGCTACACCGTCCAGTTCTGGCACATCTTCGCAGCCCGGCTCGCCTTCCTCATCCTCTTCGAGGTGAGCAGATGTCGGGGCCGTGGCGGGACAGTGGCAGGGGACACGGCTGTGTCCGTGTCACTCGCACCGGGGGGGGTTGACACCCCAGGCAGCTCCTCAGCACCGGCTGCTGTGCTGTCTGCAGCACGTGGCTCTGTGCGTCAAACTGATCGCATCCTGGTACGTCCCCGATATCCCCCAGTCCGTGAAGAACACGTTTCTGGACAGAAAACACA from Columba livia isolate bColLiv1 breed racing homer chromosome 5, bColLiv1.pat.W.v2, whole genome shotgun sequence carries:
- the ANO9 gene encoding anoctamin-9, with the protein product MQDEILLTPWRDFPVEDVEPFAPTDEEKWDFVLVSNIHEMGSEKEIKRKKFLDELSKKGFTIKKIEDEKLFYGVRAPKHIFQKYQWLLGNPDKRLQSLDVHHAVPVTTRIRLVNFILHNTMTPDLEKLRDLMKKNVFEATFPLHEKEEVREFLKEKWARWRDIFCQQPLEKIRCYFGEKVALYFAWLGWYTYLLGIAAVAGLVVFVAGITVFSSSQVSKEICEANDTVMCPLCDQKCPFWLLSDTCTYAKVTHMIDNEGTVLFAMFMAIWATVFLELWKRQRATVVTDWDLYRWDEDEEELAMELINNLQHEPRRYQHSYFRSTVVLLLALLMIVVLIGIAHALVIYRVVAVALFTQSSVELLREQANTAAVVTGAVLHYLTIVIMTKVNRRMALYLCDLEKPRTFSQRENNFTVKIFTFQFFTNFSSLIYIAFFLGRINGHPGNYVRVAGRWRLEECHPSGCITDLFIQMAIIMLLKQSISNVMEFLVPWIRHKLRKRRQRPKKRRRMLGEEDEPEDPCKRQWRRNYDLNEVNIFSLFDEFLEMVIQYSFTTIFVAAFPLAPLLAFCNNLFEIRLDAIKMMRLCRRMVPRKANDIGIWLQVLEAIGILAVIGNGLVIAITSDFIPLQVYKYTYSPCMLGNRTGLDCSTGYINHSLSVFRVQDFEPHTEMPKTLPGFVRGEIRECRYRDYRNADDYSYTVQFWHIFAARLAFLILFEHVALCVKLIASWYVPDIPQSVKNTFLDRKHKNLRKELSMMEYSTEV